A DNA window from Patescibacteria group bacterium contains the following coding sequences:
- the trpS gene encoding tryptophan--tRNA ligase, whose product MEQKKVILTGDRPTGKLHLGHFVGSLQNRVKLQHEYEQFILIADLQALTDNSENPEKIRSNVLEVALDYLAVGIDPEISTICIQSELPALSDLTMYYLNLVSLARLQRNPTVKDEMNQKGFGAEVPAGFLTYPISQAADISAFKATLVPVGADQLPMIEQTNEIVRKFNRVYNSNALVECEALVSETGRLPGIDGSNKMSKSLGNCIYLSDSAEEIKQKVMNMYTDPDHIHVEDPGKVEGNTVFAYLDIFDENKDEIAKLKEEYKKGGLGDVTLKNRLNDILQELLNPIRAKREELAKDPDAIMKILEKGSEKARAITGKTLEEIKSAMKLDYFA is encoded by the coding sequence ATGGAACAGAAAAAAGTTATATTGACAGGAGACAGACCGACAGGCAAACTTCACCTCGGTCATTTTGTCGGTTCACTCCAAAATCGAGTCAAATTGCAACATGAGTATGAACAATTCATACTGATAGCCGACCTCCAGGCCCTGACAGACAACTCTGAAAATCCGGAAAAAATTAGGTCAAATGTCCTCGAAGTAGCCCTAGACTACCTAGCGGTTGGAATAGACCCGGAGATTTCCACAATATGTATTCAGTCCGAACTGCCCGCACTTTCTGATTTGACAATGTACTACTTAAATCTCGTCTCGCTTGCCCGACTTCAACGCAATCCTACAGTTAAAGATGAAATGAATCAAAAAGGCTTTGGAGCTGAAGTCCCTGCCGGATTTTTGACATATCCGATCAGCCAAGCCGCCGATATATCTGCATTTAAGGCAACTTTGGTACCAGTCGGCGCTGACCAGCTCCCGATGATTGAGCAAACCAACGAGATCGTTCGCAAATTTAATCGTGTTTACAATTCCAACGCATTAGTTGAATGTGAAGCACTAGTATCCGAAACTGGTCGACTTCCTGGTATCGACGGTAGCAACAAGATGTCCAAGTCCCTTGGCAACTGCATATATCTCTCAGATTCAGCTGAGGAGATCAAACAAAAAGTCATGAATATGTACACCGACCCGGATCACATCCATGTCGAAGATCCAGGAAAAGTTGAGGGGAATACTGTATTCGCCTATCTCGACATTTTTGATGAAAACAAAGACGAGATCGCGAAATTAAAAGAAGAGTACAAAAAGGGCGGCCTTGGCGACGTAACACTTAAGAATCGTTTGAATGATATTTTGCAGGAATTGCTCAATCCAATCAGAGCAAAGCGCGAAGAATTGGCCAAAGACCCAGATGCAATTATGAAAATTTTGGAAAAAGGCTCAGAGAAAGCTCGGGCAATTACTGGCAAAACGTTAG
- a CDS encoding glycosyltransferase family 2 protein produces the protein MNTWKYKRLFEVLPGLISWSILLLPFVVVLVSPKVFAIYMIFYLTYWLIRTFVMSYRLILGYRNYRRDMKTDWQAKLDQTDGKWKEIYHLVIVPTYKEDIEILESSIRSVLTSNYPQDHVIYVLGTEERDKERAGEYSKILTEKHGKKFHLFMTVMHPKDIPGEVIGKGGNITYAARKVLEQIDKEKIPYENVVVTTMDSDHIMDKNYLLDLTYKYVTDPDPIHKSFQPLPMFFNNIWDVPMMNRLMAMGSSFWQLIVTTRPSRLRNFSAHAQSLAALVQTDFWSTKTIVEDGHQFWRTYYRFDGCHEVVPMYTPIYQDAVLADTFRNTMREQYLQKKRWAWGVSDIPFVMENTIGNHKIPFFDRWANALILWESHISWSTTSLVLITSAWIPVFFGSAFQGDILAYSFRGVYIKMLTIAWLGMIVTLVISTLLMPKRQGRKPFGRILLDWCLTPFVMPISNIFFSSIPAMESQTRLMFGKYLEVFRVTTKSTKRSNILEGQNEIAKEDLQ, from the coding sequence ATGAACACCTGGAAATACAAAAGATTGTTTGAAGTACTCCCCGGTTTGATTTCTTGGTCAATATTGCTTTTGCCTTTCGTCGTTGTCCTAGTCTCGCCAAAAGTATTTGCTATTTACATGATTTTTTATCTAACTTACTGGTTGATAAGAACATTTGTGATGTCTTATCGGTTAATCCTGGGTTATCGAAATTATCGACGTGACATGAAAACTGATTGGCAAGCAAAATTAGACCAGACGGACGGCAAATGGAAGGAGATATATCATCTTGTGATTGTTCCGACATACAAGGAAGATATTGAAATTCTAGAATCATCTATTCGTTCCGTTCTCACTTCGAATTACCCGCAGGATCATGTTATTTATGTCTTGGGGACGGAGGAGCGCGACAAAGAACGGGCAGGGGAGTATTCCAAAATATTAACCGAAAAGCACGGCAAGAAGTTTCATCTTTTCATGACCGTAATGCATCCCAAGGATATTCCCGGTGAAGTGATCGGTAAAGGTGGGAACATCACCTACGCGGCCAGAAAGGTACTCGAACAAATCGACAAAGAGAAAATTCCTTACGAAAATGTGGTCGTGACAACGATGGATTCGGACCATATCATGGACAAAAATTATCTCCTCGATCTGACTTATAAATATGTCACTGATCCCGATCCCATCCACAAAAGTTTTCAGCCGTTGCCTATGTTTTTCAACAATATTTGGGACGTGCCGATGATGAATCGGTTGATGGCGATGGGTTCGTCTTTTTGGCAATTAATTGTTACGACAAGACCTTCTCGGCTTCGTAATTTCTCTGCCCATGCACAGAGTCTAGCCGCACTAGTCCAAACAGATTTCTGGTCGACCAAGACGATTGTGGAAGACGGCCATCAGTTTTGGCGAACTTATTATCGGTTTGACGGCTGTCACGAAGTGGTACCGATGTATACTCCAATCTATCAGGACGCAGTCTTGGCTGACACTTTCAGGAATACTATGCGTGAGCAGTATTTGCAGAAAAAACGTTGGGCTTGGGGTGTGTCAGACATCCCTTTTGTGATGGAAAATACGATAGGAAACCACAAAATACCGTTTTTTGACAGGTGGGCGAACGCTTTGATATTATGGGAATCACATATCTCCTGGTCGACGACATCGTTGGTCCTGATCACTTCAGCCTGGATTCCGGTTTTTTTCGGCTCTGCCTTTCAGGGAGACATTTTGGCATATAGCTTTCGCGGAGTGTATATCAAAATGCTGACTATCGCATGGCTCGGTATGATTGTCACACTTGTGATTTCTACCCTTCTGATGCCGAAGAGACAAGGCAGGAAACCATTTGGTCGAATTCTACTCGACTGGTGCCTGACCCCATTTGTAATGCCGATTTCCAACATTTTCTTTTCTTCCATCCCAGCTATGGAATCACAGACTCGGCTGATGTTTGGTAAATATCTTGAAGTTTTCAGAGTGACTACGAAATCAACAAAGAGGTCAAATATTTTGGAGGGACAAAATGAAATTGCTAAAGAGGATCTGCAGTAA
- a CDS encoding glycosyltransferase family 39 protein produces MKLLKRICSKIQYKYFVPAGILLFMFLLALFSSRGIGNTPGDSAIVDEIAHIPAGYTYLKDQDYRLNPEHPPLAKVLAGVPLVMNSKIKGPEDDSSFKDINQWESGWSMIYRQGNDPAEVFSLARLPMMLLMIGLGLLLFKWAIELFGWKVGVVILFLYALYPDVIAHGRLVTTDVAAAFGFVLATYAFDKAVTKKTLSSILLAGVALGIAELLKFSGVLLFPIFFILVVVRAVLDRKEKGFRHNFVANFMPLVYVSLISLVVVWLVYLPLVWKTPPAIEHQLIDTNMTSDARTLPLRNFLHLFENNPYLRALGHYILGIFLVIGRVGGGNATFIWGHLSDKSIPWYFPVAWLLKTPLPIIAMFFFSVYSIIRNWPKQKEIKWMLSLLIVPWVIYWAITLQGSLNIGIRHLMPTIPFVLLMIGYAIYPIVNPSWNWRKLGRMQIALVILLAYLAVSTISNFPNFIAYFNELTPKDKRYTRLVDSSLDWGQDFLRLKKYVGDNNITNIKVDYFGSVPTYYLPSRTDWHSSYGPTTGWLAVSATFYQLSKLRGPEEGKWSYNWLDDIKPKAIIGGSILVYNITPEDLKQHPPKSPYPIKYLDYPRPNINHKIGL; encoded by the coding sequence ATGAAATTGCTAAAGAGGATCTGCAGTAAAATACAATATAAATATTTCGTGCCTGCGGGGATTCTCCTGTTTATGTTCTTGCTCGCCCTATTTTCCTCCCGAGGGATCGGAAACACGCCGGGTGATTCTGCTATTGTCGATGAAATCGCACATATTCCCGCTGGCTATACCTACTTAAAAGATCAAGATTATCGATTGAATCCAGAGCATCCGCCTCTGGCGAAAGTTCTGGCCGGTGTTCCTCTCGTCATGAATAGTAAGATCAAGGGTCCAGAGGACGATTCAAGCTTCAAAGACATAAACCAATGGGAATCGGGCTGGAGCATGATTTATCGTCAAGGCAACGATCCTGCCGAAGTATTCTCTCTTGCCAGACTTCCGATGATGCTGCTCATGATTGGGCTGGGCCTGTTGCTCTTCAAGTGGGCGATTGAGCTCTTCGGCTGGAAAGTCGGCGTAGTCATCCTTTTCCTATATGCGCTTTACCCTGACGTCATCGCTCACGGCCGGCTAGTCACTACCGACGTAGCGGCGGCATTTGGTTTTGTCTTGGCGACGTATGCCTTTGACAAGGCGGTCACTAAGAAAACTTTGTCGAGCATTTTGCTTGCCGGAGTTGCGCTCGGGATAGCTGAACTCCTAAAGTTTTCTGGGGTTTTGCTGTTCCCGATTTTCTTCATTCTCGTGGTAGTTCGGGCCGTTTTGGATAGAAAGGAGAAAGGCTTCCGGCATAATTTTGTTGCAAATTTCATGCCTCTAGTATATGTCAGTCTGATCTCATTGGTGGTCGTCTGGTTGGTTTACCTACCTTTGGTTTGGAAGACTCCGCCTGCTATCGAGCATCAATTGATAGACACAAATATGACGTCCGATGCGAGGACTTTGCCCCTTAGAAACTTTCTCCACTTATTTGAAAATAATCCGTACTTGCGAGCACTTGGCCACTATATCCTGGGAATATTCCTAGTTATCGGCCGTGTTGGCGGTGGCAATGCAACCTTTATTTGGGGTCATCTTTCTGACAAATCAATCCCCTGGTATTTCCCGGTCGCTTGGTTGCTCAAAACTCCCTTACCAATCATAGCTATGTTTTTCTTTTCTGTTTATTCGATAATTCGTAATTGGCCAAAGCAAAAAGAAATCAAATGGATGCTCTCGCTCCTAATCGTGCCATGGGTTATTTACTGGGCTATCACATTGCAGGGTTCGCTGAACATTGGTATTCGTCATCTCATGCCAACGATTCCCTTCGTATTATTGATGATCGGTTATGCAATTTATCCAATTGTGAATCCCAGCTGGAATTGGCGGAAACTGGGTCGGATGCAGATCGCCCTAGTTATTCTTCTGGCATATTTAGCTGTTTCAACAATCTCAAATTTCCCTAATTTCATCGCGTATTTCAATGAACTCACCCCCAAAGACAAGCGCTACACCAGGCTAGTTGACTCTTCACTTGATTGGGGCCAGGACTTTCTCCGACTCAAGAAATACGTAGGCGACAATAATATCACGAATATTAAGGTGGATTATTTCGGTTCAGTCCCCACCTATTACTTGCCAAGTCGTACAGACTGGCATTCTAGCTACGGACCCACTACGGGCTGGTTGGCTGTCTCTGCGACTTTCTATCAATTGTCAAAATTACGTGGTCCAGAAGAGGGCAAATGGTCGTACAACTGGCTTGACGATATTAAGCCAAAGGCGATTATTGGTGGCT